From one Macaca nemestrina isolate mMacNem1 chromosome 3, mMacNem.hap1, whole genome shotgun sequence genomic stretch:
- the LOC105463539 gene encoding thymosin beta-4-like, translating to MLKTVKQDNSVMATVQTRLRLFSRAWLRFPSATMSDKPDMAEIEKFGNWKLKKTETQEKNPLPSKETMEQEKQAGES from the coding sequence atgttaaaaacagtaaaacaggACAACTCGGTGATGGCCACTGTGCAGACCAGACTTCGCTTGTTCTCGCGTGCCTGGCTCCGCTTTCCCTCCGCAACCATGTCTGACAAACCCGATATGGCTGAGATCGAGAAATTCGGTAACTGGAAACTGAAGAAGACAGAGACGCAAGAGAAAAATCCACTGCCTTCCAAAGAAACGATGGAACAGGAGAAGCAAGCAGGCGAATCGTAA